In one window of Lewinella sp. 4G2 DNA:
- a CDS encoding biopolymer transporter ExbD: protein MAKFSKKRGKSSPAISTASLPDIIFMLLFFFMMVTVLRDSSLKVKVNTPDATQLTKLDEKSLVNYIYIGRPTPQYAEVYGTSPRIQLGDKISTVDDIPLFLEQHKVKLPEAKRPAITSSLRVDGEVTMGIVQDVKTKLRKSNQLKINYSASKRDGAIKE from the coding sequence ATGGCAAAGTTTTCCAAAAAACGCGGTAAGTCCAGCCCCGCGATCTCCACCGCCTCGCTGCCGGATATCATCTTCATGTTGCTCTTCTTCTTCATGATGGTAACCGTACTGCGTGACTCCAGCCTAAAGGTAAAGGTCAATACGCCCGACGCTACCCAGCTGACGAAGCTCGACGAGAAGTCCCTGGTAAACTACATCTACATTGGTCGCCCTACACCGCAGTACGCTGAGGTCTACGGTACCTCCCCCCGCATCCAGTTGGGCGACAAGATATCCACGGTGGATGATATCCCCCTGTTCTTGGAGCAACACAAAGTGAAACTGCCCGAGGCTAAGCGCCCGGCCATCACCTCTTCCCTCCGCGTGGACGGCGAAGTGACGATGGGTATCGTGCAGGACGTAAAAACGAAGCTGCGTAAGTCGAACCAGCTAAAGATTAACTACTCCGCTTCTAAGCGGGACGGTGCGATTAAGGAGTAA
- a CDS encoding SdrD B-like domain-containing protein — MRFTLLLLALFSASLSAQNCTEGCGSISGISWLDENENGIRDVGEPGVATDVRLLEINTGNLYVIFTQDGNYTYPNLAAGNYLVEFGPQDQNLSLTLSQQGDDPTVDSDPLPGSVAVEIQLGEGEDVTSAADIGWVTGIGCDLTFQETRSPSCDNPSADLEIITRGLGQATLTLNGVVIGETINDTFLINNVEPGFNDLTAVFADGCQTFITFNVSAPDPFLGIEQIGSFCTDPGAVTLQAVHDDASPVLGYLWSDGSTLPFLVGVEYQQEYSVTVSFANGCVASASYQVLPTEVVFPDTVRLLDCTILTDTFRLPVEFVPGIRFQLLEGLNDPVTITEFVFDTTTTYFVEPVEEEACWVEGFGIIEDGRLDNLVFEQRRPDDCLLEEATVFVFNPESSLTSPDITFNFFGPAEIRVNANERSFAELLEANVGTYSVEVSTTCGDTTMFLDVTIPDTCDFAPNVSGFVRLNDDGTCNASPNLSGVGIPGINVRLSNGPREYYFVTDSAGKWEGLVLAGDYAVTTFAPLDSSLVGCGTRAIGTDDDGDPPMLISPMIEVQNCASLNVEIVSSRFRRCFENSAYVNYANRGSRSAQNTELKVTVDPLFEEVTATADFTREGDTLTFNLSDINAFGNGQIRIDFIVSCESDFGQLHCIEAQITADNACNPGDGIALIDVRGAGCETDSLFFDILNVGTEAMTEDLEYYVYVSGQLSQDYSQIVPGLAGGESLRLSFPATGETVQVIARQSAAAGATGAIFPSAIIESCGGVMTGNATKISSDNELLGRATYCRTNQGSFDPNEKLVFPTGLGEDNDVQPGTRLTYELHFQNTGTDTAFTVVIRDTLPLELDLETIEFGPASHDYTVMVDNGRALTFRFDDINLVDSFTNVPGSMGVVSFTIDHDTSLQRGDRFQNRAGIFFDFNEPIITEYARTRLAPLDLMVSADAHLATEVTALEIYPNPTADRLRITLTEAPTASGLEVIIQNAVGAEVARRPFQGTTTELSAANLPDGFYIATLAGAGRVYAMGKFVVKH; from the coding sequence GTGCGTTTTACCCTATTACTCCTCGCGCTTTTTAGCGCCAGCCTATCCGCCCAAAACTGTACTGAAGGTTGCGGCTCCATCTCCGGCATCAGCTGGTTGGACGAGAATGAAAATGGCATCCGCGACGTCGGTGAGCCTGGGGTAGCTACCGATGTGCGGCTATTGGAAATAAATACAGGCAATCTGTACGTCATCTTCACCCAAGACGGCAACTACACCTACCCTAATTTGGCGGCGGGCAATTACCTCGTTGAATTCGGACCTCAAGATCAGAATCTATCGCTCACGCTCAGCCAACAGGGCGATGACCCGACGGTTGACAGCGACCCACTACCCGGTTCGGTAGCTGTAGAAATCCAGCTCGGCGAAGGGGAAGACGTAACGTCGGCGGCGGATATCGGCTGGGTCACGGGAATTGGATGTGACCTGACATTTCAAGAAACCCGTTCCCCTTCGTGTGACAACCCAAGTGCCGATCTGGAGATCATAACCCGCGGCCTTGGTCAGGCAACGCTAACACTAAACGGGGTAGTGATCGGGGAAACCATTAATGACACCTTCCTCATCAATAACGTGGAGCCCGGTTTTAACGACCTTACCGCCGTTTTTGCCGATGGGTGCCAGACCTTCATTACCTTCAACGTAAGCGCCCCGGACCCTTTCCTGGGCATTGAACAGATAGGATCTTTTTGTACTGACCCCGGCGCAGTAACCCTCCAGGCTGTCCACGACGACGCTTCGCCGGTGTTGGGTTACCTCTGGAGTGATGGTAGCACCCTACCCTTTTTAGTTGGGGTGGAATACCAGCAGGAGTATAGCGTAACGGTATCCTTTGCTAACGGCTGCGTAGCCTCAGCATCTTACCAGGTTCTACCTACTGAGGTCGTCTTCCCCGATACCGTTCGCCTGTTGGACTGCACCATCCTGACCGACACCTTTCGCTTACCCGTTGAATTTGTCCCTGGCATTCGTTTCCAATTACTGGAAGGCCTTAATGATCCTGTGACCATAACGGAGTTTGTGTTCGACACTACAACTACTTACTTCGTGGAACCCGTAGAAGAAGAGGCTTGCTGGGTGGAAGGTTTTGGAATAATCGAGGATGGCCGCCTTGACAATCTCGTATTTGAGCAGCGCAGACCCGACGACTGCTTACTGGAAGAGGCCACCGTATTCGTCTTCAACCCTGAGAGCTCCCTGACGTCTCCGGACATCACCTTCAACTTCTTCGGACCAGCTGAAATTAGGGTTAATGCTAACGAACGTTCATTTGCAGAGCTTTTAGAGGCCAACGTGGGCACTTACTCCGTGGAGGTGAGCACCACCTGTGGAGATACAACCATGTTCCTGGACGTTACCATTCCCGATACCTGCGACTTTGCTCCGAACGTCAGCGGCTTCGTTCGCCTCAATGACGACGGCACCTGTAACGCTTCACCGAATCTAAGCGGGGTGGGTATCCCGGGAATAAACGTCCGTCTCAGCAACGGGCCGCGGGAGTATTATTTCGTAACTGACTCCGCTGGAAAGTGGGAGGGCCTTGTGCTTGCTGGCGATTACGCCGTAACGACATTCGCTCCATTGGACAGCTCATTAGTAGGCTGTGGCACTCGGGCGATCGGTACGGATGATGATGGTGATCCTCCGATGCTTATTTCCCCTATGATAGAAGTACAGAACTGTGCTTCTTTAAACGTAGAGATTGTCAGCAGCCGTTTCCGCCGTTGTTTCGAAAATAGTGCCTACGTAAACTACGCGAATCGAGGTAGCAGGTCCGCCCAAAACACCGAGCTAAAAGTCACCGTCGACCCGCTATTCGAAGAAGTAACCGCAACGGCTGACTTCACTCGCGAAGGCGACACCCTGACCTTCAATTTGAGCGACATAAATGCCTTCGGCAACGGTCAGATTCGAATCGACTTCATCGTCAGCTGCGAATCAGATTTTGGCCAGCTCCACTGCATTGAAGCACAAATCACCGCAGATAATGCCTGCAACCCGGGTGATGGCATCGCCCTGATCGACGTCCGTGGCGCCGGCTGTGAGACCGATTCCCTATTCTTCGACATCCTCAACGTAGGGACGGAGGCCATGACGGAGGACCTGGAGTATTACGTGTACGTTAGCGGCCAGCTCTCTCAGGACTACTCACAAATCGTTCCCGGCCTAGCTGGTGGGGAAAGCTTACGCTTGTCCTTCCCAGCGACGGGAGAAACCGTGCAGGTGATCGCCCGCCAGAGCGCGGCGGCTGGTGCTACGGGGGCCATCTTCCCTTCCGCCATCATTGAATCCTGCGGCGGTGTAATGACGGGCAACGCCACCAAAATCAGTTCCGACAACGAGCTACTCGGGCGGGCCACGTACTGCCGGACCAACCAGGGTAGCTTCGACCCTAACGAGAAGTTGGTCTTCCCCACCGGCCTCGGCGAGGATAATGACGTCCAGCCCGGTACCCGGTTGACCTACGAGCTTCACTTTCAGAACACCGGTACGGACACGGCCTTTACGGTCGTCATTCGCGACACCCTCCCCCTGGAATTGGACCTGGAAACAATCGAGTTTGGTCCCGCCAGCCACGATTACACCGTCATGGTGGACAACGGCCGTGCCCTCACCTTCCGCTTTGACGACATCAATCTGGTGGACAGTTTCACCAACGTACCCGGCAGTATGGGCGTCGTTTCTTTCACCATTGATCACGATACGTCGCTGCAACGGGGTGACCGCTTCCAGAACCGGGCGGGCATCTTTTTTGACTTCAACGAGCCCATCATCACGGAGTACGCCCGTACGCGGCTGGCACCTTTGGACCTGATGGTCTCCGCCGATGCCCATCTCGCAACTGAAGTGACAGCCCTGGAAATCTACCCGAACCCCACTGCGGATCGCCTGCGCATTACGCTGACCGAAGCGCCGACTGCCTCCGGGCTCGAGGTGATCATTCAGAATGCCGTAGGGGCAGAAGTAGCTCGCCGACCCTTTCAGGGTACAACTACGGAATTGTCCGCAGCCAACCTACCCGACGGATTCTACATCGCCACGCTGGCGGGAGCGGGACGGGTTTACGCTATGGGGAAGTTCGTGGTGAAGCACTAG
- the uvrA gene encoding excinuclease ABC subunit UvrA, producing the protein MAKSSAPTTFSSAPATAPKPAKRKKAKKNELPHSERFLTVIGAKEHNLKDINVELPRNELVVITGLSGSGKSSLAFDTIYAEGQRRYMETFSSYARQFMGTMERPDVEQITGLSPVISIEQKTTNRSPRSTVGTVTEIYDFLRLLYARAGTAYSYVTGLPMLRYTEEQMKDQIAETYAGKKMIVLAPLIRGRKGHYRELFEQVRKQGYTKVRVDGELQDLKEGMQVSRYKVHDIELVVDRIKMSPERADRLSQSLQTALKMGDGLVFIQDVDSGEVSTFSKNLMDPENNISYEEPSPNTFSFNSPYGYCKTCRGLGNLNSPDIDKIIPDRKKSINKGGLVPLGENRDNTTFKQVKAIAKKYKFKLSEPIEKINPEGLNVLLYGAKKKAGRQKKSRYDKIANDMVWDVEKNGLIAMIARWYEETTSERIRTWAEDFMTIDTCPTCEGDRLRLEARNYKIKGMTISDLARMDLGELGVWMETAEEGMDERTRLIATDILKEIRFRLRFLLHVGLGYLSLDRPGRTLSGGEAQRIRLATQIGSQLTGITYILDEPSIGLHQRDNQRLIQALRDLTDIGNTVLVVEHDKDIMMASDYLLDLGPGAGVKGGKVVTAGKPKEFLLKKNAGSITSDYLSGRREIAIPEKRRKGHAKQYLELKGAMGNNLKNVSIKIPLGTFTCVTGVSGSGKSTLINETLYPILRQHFYNSVKRPMPYKSVKGLEHLDKVIDIDQSPIGRTPRSNPATYTGVFTDIRALFTKLPESMIRGYKPGRFSFNVKGGRCETCKGSGMRTIEMNFLPDVEVECETCQGKRFNRETLEILYKGKSINDVLNMSVAEAAEFFEAIPKIYRRMKTLKDVGLGYITLGQRATTLSGGEAQRVKLAEELSKRATGQTVYILDEPTTGLHFEDIQYLLRVLQGLVEKGNTVIVIEHSMDVIKVADYLIDMGPEGGRGGGTLVAKGTPEQVAKVAESHTGRFLVEELG; encoded by the coding sequence ATGGCTAAGTCCTCCGCCCCTACCACCTTTTCCTCTGCACCCGCGACAGCGCCCAAACCGGCGAAGCGGAAAAAGGCCAAGAAAAATGAGTTGCCGCACTCGGAGCGTTTCCTCACCGTGATCGGAGCGAAGGAGCATAATCTGAAGGACATCAACGTGGAATTGCCCCGCAACGAATTGGTCGTGATCACCGGCCTCTCCGGATCGGGAAAATCGAGCCTGGCCTTTGACACCATTTACGCGGAAGGGCAGCGGCGCTACATGGAGACGTTTTCGAGCTACGCCCGGCAATTCATGGGCACGATGGAGCGGCCCGACGTGGAGCAAATTACCGGCCTCAGTCCCGTGATCTCCATCGAGCAGAAGACGACCAACCGCAGCCCCCGCTCCACGGTGGGTACGGTGACCGAGATCTACGATTTCCTGCGCCTCCTCTACGCCCGGGCGGGAACGGCCTACTCCTACGTAACCGGCCTCCCGATGCTCCGGTACACCGAGGAGCAAATGAAGGACCAGATTGCGGAGACTTACGCCGGCAAAAAGATGATTGTGCTCGCCCCCCTCATCCGCGGGCGGAAGGGCCACTACCGCGAACTGTTCGAACAGGTGCGCAAACAGGGATACACCAAAGTACGGGTGGACGGTGAACTGCAGGACCTCAAAGAAGGGATGCAGGTGAGCCGCTACAAAGTGCACGACATCGAACTGGTGGTGGACCGCATTAAAATGAGCCCCGAACGGGCCGACCGCCTCAGCCAAAGCCTTCAGACCGCCCTCAAAATGGGGGACGGACTCGTCTTCATCCAGGACGTCGACAGCGGCGAAGTATCGACTTTCTCCAAGAATCTGATGGACCCGGAGAACAACATCAGTTACGAAGAGCCGAGCCCAAACACCTTCAGTTTCAACAGCCCCTACGGTTACTGTAAAACTTGCCGTGGACTGGGGAACCTGAACAGCCCGGACATCGACAAGATCATCCCGGATCGCAAGAAAAGCATCAATAAGGGCGGGCTGGTACCGCTGGGCGAGAACCGCGATAACACCACCTTCAAGCAGGTAAAAGCCATCGCCAAAAAGTACAAATTCAAGCTCTCGGAGCCGATCGAAAAGATCAATCCCGAAGGCCTGAACGTCCTGCTCTACGGCGCTAAGAAAAAGGCCGGCCGCCAGAAGAAAAGCCGCTACGACAAGATCGCGAACGACATGGTCTGGGACGTAGAAAAGAACGGCCTCATCGCCATGATTGCCCGTTGGTACGAAGAAACGACGAGCGAACGCATCCGCACCTGGGCCGAGGACTTCATGACCATCGATACCTGCCCCACCTGCGAAGGCGACCGACTTCGGCTGGAAGCCCGCAACTACAAGATCAAGGGCATGACCATCAGCGACCTCGCCCGCATGGACCTGGGCGAACTCGGTGTCTGGATGGAAACCGCCGAGGAAGGCATGGACGAGCGGACGCGGCTGATTGCGACGGACATCCTCAAGGAAATTCGCTTCCGCCTCCGCTTCCTGCTGCACGTGGGCCTAGGCTACCTCAGCCTGGACCGCCCCGGCCGGACGCTCTCCGGCGGCGAAGCCCAACGGATCCGCCTCGCCACCCAGATCGGTAGCCAGCTGACGGGTATCACCTACATTCTGGACGAGCCGAGTATCGGCCTCCACCAACGGGATAACCAACGCCTGATCCAGGCCCTGCGGGATTTGACGGACATCGGCAACACCGTCCTGGTCGTAGAACACGATAAGGATATCATGATGGCCAGTGACTACCTACTTGACCTCGGCCCCGGCGCCGGCGTGAAGGGCGGCAAAGTGGTGACGGCCGGCAAGCCGAAGGAGTTCCTCCTCAAGAAAAACGCGGGGAGCATCACGAGTGACTATCTCTCGGGCCGACGGGAGATCGCCATCCCGGAAAAGCGGCGCAAGGGCCACGCCAAGCAGTACCTGGAACTGAAGGGAGCAATGGGTAATAACCTGAAGAACGTCAGTATCAAGATCCCCCTCGGCACCTTCACCTGCGTGACGGGCGTGAGTGGCTCCGGGAAGTCGACGCTGATCAACGAGACGCTGTACCCCATTTTGCGACAGCATTTCTACAACTCCGTTAAACGGCCCATGCCCTACAAATCGGTAAAGGGTTTGGAGCATTTGGACAAGGTGATCGACATCGACCAATCGCCGATCGGGCGGACGCCACGGTCCAACCCGGCTACCTACACGGGGGTGTTTACGGATATCCGCGCCCTGTTTACCAAGCTCCCCGAATCGATGATCCGCGGCTACAAACCGGGTCGCTTCAGTTTTAATGTAAAGGGCGGCCGCTGCGAAACCTGCAAGGGCAGCGGGATGCGGACGATCGAGATGAACTTTCTTCCGGACGTCGAGGTAGAATGCGAAACCTGCCAGGGCAAGCGCTTCAACCGGGAGACGCTGGAGATCCTCTACAAAGGCAAGAGCATCAATGACGTGCTGAATATGTCCGTCGCCGAAGCCGCGGAGTTCTTCGAGGCCATCCCCAAGATCTACCGGCGGATGAAAACGCTGAAGGATGTAGGCCTCGGCTACATCACCCTCGGCCAGCGGGCGACGACGCTTTCCGGAGGGGAAGCCCAGCGGGTAAAGTTGGCGGAGGAACTCTCCAAACGCGCCACCGGCCAGACAGTCTACATCCTCGATGAGCCAACGACCGGTCTTCACTTTGAGGATATCCAGTACTTACTACGCGTCCTGCAGGGCCTGGTAGAAAAGGGTAATACCGTCATCGTCATCGAGCACTCGATGGACGTCATCAAAGTCGCCGACTACCTCATTGATATGGGGCCGGAAGGTGGCCGGGGTGGTGGCACCCTCGTTGCGAAGGGCACGCCGGAGCAGGTGGCGAAGGTGGCGGAGAGCCATACTGGGCGGTTTTTGGTGGAGGAGTTGGGGTGA
- a CDS encoding OmpA family protein → MRLTTLSKLLITFLVVGIVGFLIWKFSPEVAIEESQQLDGINVDDSDVNNITDAAKLPLAGESRSSKVGNLPLTRMAAYAWNAQSGIIGANGGPFTTQGSMMEANNVNLEIIRQDWLSELRNLQMKFVQEFDAGEAHPDQGVFAIMMMGDGAPYYISSVQQALNDKYGQDKYHVQVVGAVGLSYGEDKLIGPPKWKMNPKSMKGALISTVIGDGDWVTTVNYAFANGIPVNPDPTTYDPEAVNFYASANDDYIESAKELIKSVKEGWTIPLKEIKDGRLTGRTVNKTIDGCATWTPGDKMVFDAIDGYTDIVSTKEFNNQMATTVIAVKEWCERNPETVSNILKASYTSSNQMKLFNEWRRRAAEAVTSTYEMEDADYWYGMFKGQQGEKNGISYNMGGSRVFNLADARQYYGLEDGVNRYKAVYDQVSYYLKELNPAGFNQNVKRIIPYNEAVNLDYLKAVKDIDAGEAYASDYSETTNKPRSVLAEGEFNINFASGRATLAPGAKDLLDNIYNILIQAEDAKLELVGHTDRDGDADSNFILSQARAQAVKTYMIQRGIPSSRFRKVIGKGESEPIGNNKAENRRVVITLLN, encoded by the coding sequence ATGAGACTTACCACGCTTTCTAAATTACTGATCACCTTTCTCGTCGTCGGTATCGTCGGGTTCCTGATCTGGAAATTCTCCCCGGAGGTCGCCATCGAAGAATCCCAACAACTTGACGGGATCAACGTGGATGACAGTGACGTAAACAACATTACGGACGCCGCCAAGCTGCCCCTCGCCGGGGAATCCCGCTCCAGCAAAGTAGGTAACCTGCCCCTCACCCGAATGGCCGCTTACGCCTGGAACGCTCAGTCCGGTATCATCGGCGCCAATGGTGGCCCCTTCACTACCCAGGGCTCCATGATGGAAGCCAACAATGTGAACCTGGAGATCATCCGCCAGGACTGGCTTTCGGAACTCCGGAACCTGCAGATGAAGTTCGTCCAGGAGTTTGACGCCGGTGAGGCTCACCCCGACCAGGGCGTTTTCGCCATCATGATGATGGGTGACGGCGCTCCCTACTACATCTCCTCCGTCCAGCAAGCCCTTAACGATAAGTACGGGCAGGACAAGTACCACGTACAGGTAGTCGGTGCCGTCGGCCTCAGCTACGGCGAGGACAAACTCATCGGCCCTCCCAAATGGAAGATGAACCCCAAAAGCATGAAGGGCGCCCTGATCTCCACCGTAATCGGTGACGGTGACTGGGTAACGACCGTTAACTACGCCTTCGCTAACGGCATCCCCGTCAACCCGGACCCCACCACCTACGACCCTGAAGCCGTCAACTTCTACGCTTCGGCGAACGACGACTACATCGAATCCGCCAAGGAACTCATCAAGTCAGTTAAGGAAGGCTGGACGATCCCCCTCAAGGAGATCAAGGATGGCCGTCTAACCGGCCGCACCGTCAACAAAACCATCGACGGATGTGCCACCTGGACGCCCGGTGACAAGATGGTCTTCGACGCCATCGACGGCTACACCGACATCGTTTCCACCAAGGAATTCAACAACCAGATGGCCACCACCGTCATCGCGGTCAAAGAATGGTGTGAGCGCAACCCCGAAACCGTGAGCAACATCCTCAAGGCTTCCTACACCAGCTCCAACCAGATGAAGCTCTTCAACGAGTGGCGCCGCCGCGCGGCCGAAGCCGTCACGTCCACCTACGAAATGGAGGATGCTGACTACTGGTACGGCATGTTCAAGGGCCAGCAGGGAGAGAAAAATGGCATCAGCTACAACATGGGTGGCTCGCGGGTCTTCAACCTCGCTGACGCCCGACAGTACTACGGTCTGGAGGACGGCGTAAATCGCTACAAGGCCGTGTACGACCAGGTATCCTACTACCTCAAGGAACTGAACCCCGCCGGCTTCAACCAGAACGTTAAGCGGATCATCCCCTACAACGAGGCGGTGAACCTGGACTACCTGAAGGCCGTCAAGGACATCGATGCGGGTGAGGCTTACGCTTCGGACTACTCCGAGACCACCAACAAGCCCCGGTCCGTACTCGCCGAGGGTGAGTTCAACATCAACTTCGCCTCCGGCCGCGCTACGCTGGCTCCCGGTGCCAAGGACCTGCTGGACAACATCTACAACATCCTCATCCAGGCGGAGGACGCCAAGCTCGAACTCGTCGGCCACACCGACCGGGACGGTGATGCGGACAGCAACTTCATCCTCAGCCAAGCGCGTGCCCAGGCGGTGAAGACCTACATGATCCAGCGGGGCATCCCCAGTAGCCGTTTCCGCAAGGTCATTGGTAAGGGAGAATCCGAGCCAATCGGTAACAACAAGGCCGAAAATCGCCGGGTAGTCATCACCCTGCTGAACTAA
- a CDS encoding ABC transporter permease, with translation MPSLNPKSWFKPFERISKQHTAFISAAWVVLILAIWFIGTSGSTKLFPPPSLVWAGFVDLFNEGLVSHIASSLWLCAQATVISVVLSLIVAYLSPIPAIRPLAVMLSRMRYLPLTGITFYLAMAVNGPREMQILVLVVFMSLYFITSLLGVIAAIPQEELDHARSLQCSRWEVLWEVVIKGRLDYVIEVLRQNLAITWMMLVTVESILIATGGLGVLIKNSDRFGNHGRIVALQIVILLVGLGIDVFLNFLRRMLFRYSKI, from the coding sequence ATGCCCTCCCTCAATCCCAAATCCTGGTTCAAGCCCTTTGAACGGATCTCCAAGCAGCACACGGCCTTTATTTCGGCTGCGTGGGTGGTCCTGATCCTGGCAATTTGGTTCATCGGCACTTCTGGTTCCACCAAACTGTTCCCACCTCCTTCGTTGGTTTGGGCCGGTTTTGTGGACCTTTTCAACGAAGGGCTGGTCAGCCACATCGCTTCCAGCCTTTGGTTGTGCGCGCAGGCTACGGTGATCTCCGTAGTGCTCAGTCTCATTGTCGCTTATCTATCGCCGATCCCGGCCATCCGGCCGCTGGCGGTCATGCTTTCACGGATGCGGTACCTGCCCCTGACAGGTATCACGTTTTACCTGGCCATGGCTGTTAATGGTCCGCGGGAAATGCAGATTTTGGTCCTCGTAGTCTTCATGAGCCTGTACTTCATCACTTCGCTGCTGGGCGTCATCGCGGCCATTCCGCAGGAGGAACTGGACCACGCCCGTTCCCTCCAGTGTTCGCGCTGGGAGGTGCTCTGGGAGGTCGTCATCAAGGGACGGCTGGATTACGTCATCGAAGTTCTCCGCCAGAACCTGGCCATCACCTGGATGATGCTCGTTACGGTGGAGTCCATCCTCATTGCTACCGGTGGGTTGGGCGTCCTCATCAAGAATTCGGATCGTTTCGGGAATCACGGCCGGATAGTCGCGCTGCAGATCGTCATCCTCCTCGTCGGTCTGGGCATCGATGTTTTCCTGAACTTCCTCCGCAGGATGCTTTTCCGTTACTCTAAGATCTAG
- a CDS encoding ATP-binding cassette domain-containing protein yields MRYQHAEAILQVDNVGVAYGDKQIIQNITFKEMDVLRPDKVQGQTIAFVGRSGRGKSTLFRSLAGLERPTEGTILISDLDAQEGDTHPPLRGVREGDVGFVSQNYVLFRHKTIQQAMEFAMRKREDVTDAEKQTIIDQHLKDWGLEQVRDQYPNELSGGQRQRTAILEQVLSSTNYIIMDEPFSGLDVGNIQNVINAFKLINLSHELATIIFCTHDIELAVELADSLYVIGYPTKPDGTLDNVGTLVKHFDMKARGVAWSDHFSREHQLLVEEVKQAIMES; encoded by the coding sequence ATGCGCTACCAACACGCCGAAGCCATCCTCCAAGTCGACAACGTCGGCGTAGCCTACGGAGACAAGCAGATCATCCAGAACATCACGTTCAAGGAAATGGACGTCCTGCGGCCGGACAAGGTCCAGGGCCAGACGATCGCTTTCGTGGGCCGCTCGGGCCGGGGTAAGTCCACCCTCTTCCGTTCGCTGGCCGGGCTCGAAAGGCCGACTGAAGGCACCATCCTGATCTCCGACCTCGATGCGCAGGAAGGCGACACTCACCCGCCCCTCCGTGGCGTACGGGAGGGGGACGTCGGCTTCGTCAGCCAGAATTACGTGCTGTTCCGCCACAAGACCATTCAGCAGGCGATGGAGTTCGCCATGCGTAAGCGGGAGGACGTTACTGACGCTGAAAAGCAAACCATCATCGACCAGCACCTGAAGGATTGGGGGCTGGAGCAGGTCCGGGACCAGTATCCCAACGAACTGTCTGGTGGCCAGCGGCAACGGACGGCTATTCTGGAGCAAGTCTTGAGCTCCACGAATTACATCATTATGGATGAGCCCTTTTCGGGGCTGGACGTCGGAAATATTCAGAACGTCATCAACGCCTTCAAGCTCATCAACCTGAGCCACGAGTTGGCGACCATCATTTTCTGTACCCACGATATTGAGTTGGCCGTCGAGCTGGCGGATAGCCTTTACGTCATCGGTTACCCCACCAAGCCGGATGGGACGCTGGATAACGTCGGCACCCTCGTCAAACACTTCGATATGAAGGCCCGGGGCGTTGCCTGGTCGGATCACTTCAGCCGCGAGCACCAGTTGCTTGTCGAGGAAGTGAAGCAGGCCATTATGGAATCCTAA
- a CDS encoding metallophosphoesterase gives MLKIAQITDLHLLPPGECLMGLDVVARFERVMAHAAKFQPDVYFFTGDFCAAMPEEREIFWLGNRLFELEVPYFVVPGNHDDRTMLRNAFELPGDGDEPILQRVTIKDRTFLLLDTRYAKVGDAQINWLREQLKDLGSANIIMHHPPLKVGKPFMDDNYSLDEAQKVLQVLQEHDAPVVVYCGHYHSSRTIIDGNVTVHICPPTSFFIKPDAAVFEQDELPPAYQQIVYVGTGKRTVTPFYLSESPSVPPQ, from the coding sequence TTGTTAAAGATCGCGCAAATCACGGACCTCCACCTACTACCTCCGGGCGAGTGCCTCATGGGTTTGGACGTGGTCGCCCGATTTGAGCGAGTGATGGCCCACGCGGCTAAGTTTCAGCCGGACGTCTATTTTTTTACCGGTGATTTCTGTGCCGCCATGCCGGAAGAACGGGAGATTTTCTGGCTCGGTAATCGCCTCTTCGAGCTGGAGGTGCCCTACTTCGTCGTTCCGGGAAATCACGACGATCGTACGATGCTTCGCAATGCCTTTGAGTTGCCGGGAGACGGAGACGAACCAATTCTTCAGCGGGTTACCATCAAGGATCGGACCTTTTTGTTACTCGACACCCGCTACGCTAAGGTTGGAGACGCTCAGATCAACTGGCTACGCGAGCAGTTGAAAGATCTTGGCTCGGCAAACATCATCATGCACCACCCGCCGCTCAAAGTGGGCAAGCCGTTCATGGACGATAATTATTCCCTGGACGAGGCCCAGAAGGTCTTACAGGTGCTTCAAGAACACGATGCCCCGGTAGTGGTATACTGCGGCCACTACCATTCTTCGCGCACGATCATTGACGGTAACGTAACCGTCCATATCTGCCCGCCCACCAGCTTTTTTATTAAGCCGGATGCGGCCGTTTTCGAACAGGATGAACTGCCGCCCGCCTACCAGCAAATCGTGTACGTCGGGACCGGCAAACGCACCGTAACCCCTTTCTACCTATCCGAAAGCCCGTCGGTACCACCCCAATAG